Proteins co-encoded in one Ooceraea biroi isolate clonal line C1 chromosome 9, Obir_v5.4, whole genome shotgun sequence genomic window:
- the LOC105276212 gene encoding uncharacterized protein LOC105276212, which translates to MGNQMTRAGNVSHKRIESAATGVGNATHGGANAAAAAPKSTSKSEPEQHNSHTQFFPIESLAKTLSHLAQQEEHVNGITKSVFEKYLFPTHPELSEKLFTYLHHNAHATTAYISTSAFKQQAERLLSVMNDQPILENYIKMYSNIKDGCNVTPETLRALLMCCYQLAMENNSTSSCLYSHQIINAVVVSCFHGKTSLSTSYVSNWIGQHCPRMVQGLQRYVVHVLTTAYRNGKALLSKEQPQPPIEIMTPVLEKANLEFPQTNLLPMSYVWLLACTLPQCYLQTNDSPKDITHALIARRTGSICPRHWTLLYNSGEHGAGANRFIHHVLGYRGPTLLIIRAASAEKDEECLTYCVCSAVEWRESHLYWGDEDSMGIQLTPSYKVIEKGPKILYLNTNIRGYPHGLRLGSDPRSPFISIDESFHSVSIAGAPYRISSLEVWGCGDMKLREKQLEIKKWQVKEAEKQRIVKLSASDWLDHPDRYLLELAGRASYNESNK; encoded by the exons ATGGGCAATCAGATGACGCGCGCGGGCAATGTGTCGCATAAAAGGATTGAATCCGCGGCAACGGGCGTCGGTAATGCAACCCACGGCGGCGCGaatgccgccgccgccgccccgAAGAGCACCTCCAAGAGCGAGCCGGAACAGCATAACTCCCATACGCAGTTCTTCCCAATCGAAAGTCTGGCCAAG ACGCTGTCACATCTCGCCCAACAAGAGGAGCACGTTAACGGCATCACCAAGTCTGTATTTGAAAAGTACTTATTTCCCACTCATCCTGAATTGAGCGAGAAGCTTTTTACGTACTTACACCATAATGCCCATGCCACCACTGCGTATATAAGTACCAGTGCTTTCAAGCAACAAGCTGAGAGATTGCTGTCGGTGATGAACGATCAACCTATATTAGAGAATTACATAAAGATGTACTCCAACATCAAGGATGGTTGCAATGTCACTCCCGAAACACTGAGAGCACTGTTGATGTGCTGTTACCAGCTGGCGATGGAGAACAATAGTACCAGTTCGTGCCTTTACTCGCATCAGATAATAAACGCAGTAGTTGTTTCATGT TTTCATGGTAAGACTAGCTTGTCTACAAGCTATGTAAGTAATTGGATCGGGCAGCATTGCCCACGCATGGTACAAGGCCTACAGCGATACGTGGTACATGTGTTGACCACCGCTTATCGTAATGGTAAAGCACTTTTGTCGAAGGAGCAACCACAGCCACCTATCGAGATAATGACACCCGTATTGGAGAAGGCGAATCTTGAGTTTCCACAGACAAACCTGTTGCCGATGAGTTATGTCTGGTTGTTGGCGTGCACGCTACCGCAATGCTACCTTCAG ACCAACGATTCACCAAAGGACATAACTCACGCTTTGATAGCCAGAAGAACAGGCAGTATTTGTCCAAGGCATTGGACGTTACTGTACAATAGCGGCGAACATGGGGCCGGGGCTAATCGCTTCATTCACCATGTATTAGGTTACAGAGGCCCTACTCTGCTAATTATAAGAGCCGCTAGCGCGGAAAAGGACGAGGAATGCCTGACGTATTGCGTGTGCTCGGCTGTCGAGTGGCGAGAGAGTCATCTCTATTGGGGCGACGAAGATTCGATGGGTATACAACTGACTCCATCCTATAAAGTCATAGAAAAAGGTCCGAAGATACTGTACCTGAACACGAATATCAGGGGCTACCCGCACGGTTTGCGGCTTGGTAGTGATCCGCGCTCGCCCTTTATCAGTATCGACGAATCATTCCACTCGGTCTCTATCGCCGGCGCGCCCTATCGCATCTCCAGCCTGGAAGTCTGGGGTTGCGGCGACATGAAGCTCAG AGAAAAGCAACTGGAAATCAAAAAGTGGCAAGTAAAGGAAGCGGAGAAACAGAGGATCGTGAAGTTGAGCGCTAGCGATTGGCTGGACCATCCTGATCGTTACTTACTAGAGCTGGCTGGCAGGGCGTCTTACAACGAATCTAACAAGTAA
- the LOC105276211 gene encoding DNA replication ATP-dependent helicase/nuclease DNA2 — protein MKKRQLSQKKITAATNIEKSQRKISSFFTKLPKPDISNNKTVLDVSCSSDNSVDKKRKERPDTSQEYINVKRQCTNDHMLKDPCIIKKENIKFFEDLVLLSVLKDNDVYNSCKENKVEHEQTDALLQKVTKTEINALSPVKTEHDITRLQNSDGAEDVNVSEVVQNNSHVLKESQDMNIVALKSSPAKEMIDQNRVKLLNLKKMQAFEDFVETTDKDEFKDFFDEEWHAQIDLTTFQRCKVIDMKHESRVTTLRVQHAESESVDTVACSEFWKDVRVKTDDIVMIQAEKKSQQWIIDNNNGFLVTQPDILISGTTITSGLFCNRRAVLNEKFRKIESLPNQDGDYTMMTVGSLVHQWLQKALRENVHALSDVIKLLDDILRSKDTIDYLYASEMTLADCRKRMMEYAPRIFEFIQHYIKGNKQQHINRLKDNFQGSICNIQDIEENIYVPKLGIKGRIDVTAEVKIHSKRKVMPLELKTGRASYSFEHKGQVILYLMMMDFRNQEIDTGLLLYLKENAMQEIKYNHHEKRDLILLRNTLAHYFAIRPDFQDTSLDLKAMELPEPINHHSACLKCPYQTVCCAYLTRDPNVDLKPSHPLTPLMKELLDSIGSSHLDYIMKWIALLQLEENYESNNNNSSNLWTMSPEKREARGLCICNLKVLGKVVEQDKRYQHTFARVNITGKTIENGTIPRAFKKNDYVIISTDTRINMVAGHIMHVSHDTVTVLLDKDITRQHAHSIFHIDKYPFTGIYLSTFNYANVAGLLHNDEISIKLRHIVIDRRPATFVEKLPRSVVSTSTKILSDLNEDQQRAVLKAVAANDYVLIKGMPGTGKTQTLVALIELLQELGSSVLITAYTHSAVDNVLLKLLERNIDFLRLGSTRQIHPLLTCKSEEYAIASCDSPESLETLYNSKRIIGVTCFGAYNALLRRRSFDVCLVDESAQIMQPAVLRPLYSARKFVLVGDPDQLPPIVRNKTAVRLGADESLFVRLDTDNNTVKLSKQYRMNGRIMKLANDMTYRGRLVPGNRQVENAILTGENMERILSCEKWIRNALSRNPDDSVVILDTGRTYNLKPHHENGTLDQAYANVWEAGIVSRLVQVLMEAGVHARNIGIIAPYNAHVNLLKKIVDKEVEVNTVDQYQGRDKDVILYSCAKSVEHDTKKEFEILDDQRRLTVAITRARYKLIIIADKVTLTRYTPFKNLFDVINEKNVISLQDGEEDFNWKNLIRETDSINHEKELKKDC, from the exons ATGAAGAAACGTCAATTATCACAGAAAAAG ATTACTGCTGCtactaatattgaaaaatctcAGAGAAAGATTTCGTcattttttacaaaacttCCAAAACCTGATATaagcaataataaaactgtattgGATGTAAGTTGTTCATCAGACAATTCAGtcgataagaaaagaaaagaaaggccCGATACATCccaagaatatataaatgttaaaagaCAATGTACAAATGATCATATGTTGAAAGATCCTTGCATtatcaagaaagaaaatatcaaattctttgaagatttagtattattatctgtATTAAAAGACAATGATGTATATAATAGTTGCAAAGAAAACAAAGTGGAACATGAGCAAACTGATGCATTGCTCCAAAAAGTCACTAAAACAGAGATAAACGCTCTATCACCAGTAAAAACCGAGCATGATATAACGAGATTGCAAAATTCTGACGGTGCTGAAGATGTAAATGTTTCAGAAGTCGTACAGAATAATAGCCATGTTCTCAAAGAGTCACAAGATATGAATATCGTTGCTCTGAAGTCATCTCCTGCTAAGGAAATGATTGATCAAAACAGAGTGAAGTTACTTAATCTGAAAAAAATGCAAGCTTTCGAAGATTTTGTTGAAACTACAGATAAAGATGAGTTTAAGGATTTCTTTGATGAGGAATGGCATGCACAAATTGACCTTACCACCTTTCAGCGGTGCAAAGTAATTGACATGAAGCATGAGTCACGAGTTACTACCTTAAGAGTGCAACATGCAGAGTCCGAGTCCGTTGATACCGTTGCGTGTTCAGAATTCTGGAAGGACGTGCGAGTGAAAACCGATGATATCGTCATGATACAGGCTGAAAAGAAGTCGCAACAGTGGATCATCGACAATAACAACGGTTTTCTCGTTACGCAACCTGATATATTGATATCAGGTACCACAATAACGAGTGGTTTGTTCTGTAACAGACGAGCGGTGTTAAACGAGAAGTTCAGGAAGATAGAATCACTACCGAACCAGGACGGTGATTACACCATGATGACCGTGGGATCTCTGGTTCATCAGTGGTTACAGAAGGCTCTGCGGGAGAACGTTCATGCACTGTCCGACGTGATCAAGCTGTTAGATGACATACTACGATCGAAGGACACGATAGACTATCTCTACGCATCGGAAATGACGCTGGCGGATTGTCGGAAACGCATGATGGAGTACGCGCCAAGGATATTCGAGTTCATTCAGCATTATATCAAAGGTAACAAACAGCAGCATATAAACAGGTTGAAAGACAACTTTCAGGGGAGCATCTGCAACATACAGGATATCGAAGAGAATATTTACGTACCAAAGTTGGGTATAAAGGGAAGGATAGACGTGACAGCAGAGGTGAAGATCCATTCGAAAAGAAAAGTTATGCCGCTAGAGTTGAAAACTGGAAGAGCTTCCTATTCGTTCGAACACAAGGGCCAAGTTATTTTGTATCTCATGATGATGGACTTCAGGAACCAAGAGATCGATACCGGCCTCCTGTTATACCTGAAAGAGAATGCAATGCAAGAGATTAAGTATAACCATCATGAGAAAAGAGATCTGATATTATTACGGAATACGTTGGCGCATTATTTTGCCATAAGACCTGATTTTCAGGACACGAGCTTGGATTTGAAAGCAATGGAATTGCCGGAACCGATCAATCATCACAGTGCATGCCTCAAATGCCCTTATCAGACTGTGTGCTGTGCGTATTTGACGAGGGACCCGAACGTAGATTTGAAACCGTCACACCCGCTGACACCGTTGATGAAAGAGCTGCTCGACAGCATCGGGTCTAGTCATTTGGATTACATTATGAAATGGATTGCGTTGCTGCAGCTGGAGGAAAACTACGAGAGTAACAACAATAATTCAAGCAATCTATGGACAATGAGTCccgagaagagagaagcgaGAGGGCTGTGTATCTGTAATTTAAAGGTTCTAGGAAAGGTGGTGGAGCAGGACAAAAGGTATCAGCATACATTCGCACGCGTTAACATCACGGGAAAGACCATCGAGAACGGCACGATTCCCAGAGCGTTTAAGAAGAACGATTACGTTATTATTAGCACGGATACGCGAATTAACATGGTCGCCGGACATATAATGCATGTTTCGCATGACACCGTAACAGTCCTATTGGACAAGGATATTACACGCCAGCATGCACACTCAATTTTTCATATCGATAAGTATCCCTTTACTGGGATTTATCTGTCCACGTTCAATTACGCAAATGTGGCTGGTCTGTTGCACAATGATGAGATCAGCATTAAGCTTCGTCATATCGTCATCGACAGGAGACCGGCTACATTCGTGGAGAAGTTACCTCGTTCGGTCGTTTCCACTAGCACCAAGATATTAAGCGATCTCAACGAAGATCAGCAAAGGGCCGTGCTGAAAGCGGTAGCTGCCAACGACTATGTCCTGATAAAGGGTATGCCGGGCACGGGAAAGACGCAGACGCTGGTAGCTCTGATAGAGCTGCTGCAGGAGTTGGGGTCGAGTGTGTTGATCACTGCATACACGCACAGCGCGGTAGACAACGTTCTGCTCAAGCTGTTGGAACGAAACATCGATTTTCTACGTTTAGGTTCAACGAGGCAGATCCATCCGCTATTGACGTGCAAGAGCGAGGAGTACGCGATCGCGAGCTGCGACTCGCCAGAAAGCCTGGAGACCCTCTACAATAGTAAACGTATTATCGGCGTGACGTGCTTCGGCGCGTATAACGCTCTCCTCAGGAGACGATCTTTCGACGTGTGCCTGGTGGACGAGAGCGCGCAGATCATGCAGCCCGCGGTACTGCGACCATTGTACAGCGCGCGTAAATTTGTCCTCGTGGGCGATCCAGATCAGCTGCCACCCATCGTCAGGAACAAAACGGCTGTGAGACTCGGCGCGGACGAGTCTTTGTTCGTCCGGCTGGATACCGACAACAACACTGTCAAGCTATCGAAACAGTACAGAATGAATGGGAGGATTATGAAGCTGGCGAACGACATGACGTATCGCGGCAGGCTGGTGCCAGGTAACAGGCAAGTGGAGAACGCGATCTTAACCGGCGAGAACATGGAGCGGATTCTCTCTTGTGAGAAGTGGATAAGAAATGCACTCTCCAGGAATCCGGATGATTCCGTGGTGATACTTGATACTGGTAGGACGTATAATTTAAAGCCTCATCACGAGAATGGCACATTGGATCAAGCGTACGCCAATGTCTGGGAAGCTGGTATTGTCTCGCGTCTTGTCCAGGTGCTCATGGAAGCGGGCGTGCACGCGAGGAACATAGGAATTATTGCGCCTTATAATGCTCACGTAAATTTGCTGAAAAAAATTGTAGATAAGGAAGTAGAAGTGAATACTGTCGACCAGTATCAAGGACGTGACAAggatgttatattatattcgtgTGCGAAGAGCGTAGAGCATGACACGAAAAAGGAATTCGAGATATTGGATGATCAGCGACGTTTGACGGTAGCTATCACTCGTGCGAGATACAAGCTCATCATAATCGCTGATAAAGTCACGTTGACGAGATATACGCCGTTCAAAAATCTGTTTGACGTCATCAACGAGAAGAACGTGATAAGTCTACAAGATGGCGAAGAGGATTTTAACTGGAAAAACCTCATTCGTGAAACTGATAGTATTAATCACGAGAAAGAGTTGAAGAAAGACTGCTAA
- the LOC105276209 gene encoding uncharacterized protein CG10915 isoform X2, producing MASQSQSTINVTSPGTTAAAAAANGPPPTSTSVPGPAVLTSTAVKAQTGAQPSQSQSQQQANNIEPMDKSSSNTLKRNPKMELSKTDLLKLLGYLEGELQARDIVIAALKSEKMKHLLSSRYLSSTADPHAALARDVAIVGGVIGVEGNQIDQQVASLEALVMQQRKAQCRMTKVLRDAEIRHRAVIKELEEEKRKHEHDTAQGDDITYGLEKERTRLKKELELEKQEKKRLEMELKKVNDHVEEEKNRQKQIVLLLLAERKKIIMKYIEERKRSEDLAQILSEEKVRIDSMAEGLEEESKKSLQMEAELEKQLAQFDMERQQYRQALVKEEKRAKDLETELEKLRLEMDTWKESQTRGPARGVSATPPPPPAKPANLVAMPTLRPASAPQTMKGAVLGTGTPMVSSKVVQPTATVSSVPVSGPTTGIARSVTPGQALRGVTYTPNVASVGGESPAPSDTQADKRQPVVPAPVNTAAAAAAKLITSSQAAVAAAGKLGFHIGQSSNPAASPAVQAPAAAAVAAGGGILPAKKLPISRGVPPPVPPNKPVVPPKKEAAAYLRRPELQSQSAPQPQDAGKYGKQAAPSVPHGGASTTATSGTASTVQAQQQQQPLANTAQAAPDDETKR from the exons ATGGCATCGCAGAGTCAGAGCACCATCAACGTCACCTCGCCTGGTAccacagcagcagcagcagcggcaaaTGGACCACCGCCGACGTCTACGTCGGTGCCAGGTCCAGCCGTCCTGACTAGCACGGCTGTAAAGGCACAGACTGGTGCTCAGCCGTCGCAGTCACAGTCTCAGCAGCAGGCCAACAACATTGAACCAATGGACAAGAGTTCCTCTAATACACTGAAG CGTAACCCAAAGATGGAGTTGAGCAAAACCGATTTGCTGAAGTTATTGGGATATCTAGAAGGGGAGCTTCAAGCTAGGGACATTGTGATAGCGgcattaaaa TCAGAAAAAATGAAGCATCTTCTAAGTTCTCGGTATCTCAGCAGTACTGCAGATCCACATGCAGCGTTAGCTCGTGACGTTGCAATAGTAGGTGGTGTTATCGGAGTCGAAGGGAACCAAATTGATCAACAAGTCGCTAGTCTGGAAGCCCTGGTGATGCAGCAAAGGAAGGCGCAATGTAGAATGACTAAAGTCCTCAGAGATGCAGAAATTAGGCATAGAGCA GTAATTAAAGAATTGGAAGAGGAGAAGCGAAAACACGAGCACGATACCGCTCAGGGTGATGATATCACTTACGGTCTTGAGAAGGAACGGACAAGATTGAAAAAAGAGTTGGAACTGGAGAAACAGGAAAAGAAAAGACTGGAGATGGAATTAAAAAAGGTGAACGATCATGTTGAAGAGGAGAAGAATCGGCAGAAGCAAATAGTACTTCTCCTTTTGGCGGAACGTAAGAAGATCATCATGAAGTACATCGAGGAGAGGAAACGATCTGAAGATTTGGCGCAAATACTCAGTGAGGAAAAAGTCAGGATAGACTCGATGGCCGAAGGCCTCGAAGAGGAGAGTAAGAAATCGTTGCAGATGGAAGCGGAATTGGAGAAGCAGTTGGCACAGTTCGACATGGAGAGACAGCAGTACCGCCAAGCTCTCGTaaaggaggagaagagagcAAAGGACTTGGAAACGGAATTGGAAAAGCTGCGACTCGAGATGGACACGTGGAAAGAGTCACAGACACGGGGACCCGCGAGGGGAGTCAGTGCAActccgccaccgccacccGCGAAACCAGCAAATTTAGTCGCTATGCCAACGCTGAGGCCGGCCAGCGCTCCGCAAACAA TGAAAGGAGCAGTTCTGGGTACGGGGACACCAATGGTTAGTAGTAAAGTCGTCCAACCCACTGCCACGGTGTCCAGTGTTCCTGTCAGTGGACCAA CAACTGGAATTGCTAGATCGGTAACACCTGGACAGGCACTTCGTGGGGTCACGTATACACCTAATGTAGCCTCTGTCGGTGGAGAATCTCCAGCCCCTTCAGATACACAG GCCGATAAGCGACAGCCGGTTGTACCTGCTCCCGTTAATACCGCGGCGGCCGCCGCGGCTAAGCTTATCACGTCGTCGCAGGCTGCCGTCGCCGCAGCGGGGAAACTCGGCTTTCACATCGGCCAGTCTTCGAATCCCGCCGCCAGCCCGGCTGTTCAAGCACCTGCAgctgccgccgtcgccgctggTGGCGGTATACTGCCCGCGAAAAAGCTCCCGATCTCGCGCGGCGTGCCGCCCCCCGTACCACCGAATAAGCCAGTGGTGCCGCCGAAAAAGGAGGCGGCCGCTTACCTCAGGAGACCGGAGTTGCAATCGCAAAGCGCCCCGCAACCGCAGGATGCCGGCAAATACGGCAAACAGGCGGCCCCGTCGGTGCCCCACGGGGGTGCGAGCACGACTGCAACCTCCGGAACCGCTTCTACCGTGCAAgcgcaacagcagcagcaaccgTTGGCGAACACCGCCCAGGCCGCTCCCGACGATGAG ACGAAGCGCTGA
- the LOC105276209 gene encoding uncharacterized protein CG10915 isoform X1 has product MASQSQSTINVTSPGTTAAAAAANGPPPTSTSVPGPAVLTSTAVKAQTGAQPSQSQSQQQANNIEPMDKSSSNTLKRNPKMELSKTDLLKLLGYLEGELQARDIVIAALKSEKMKHLLSSRYLSSTADPHAALARDVAIVGGVIGVEGNQIDQQVASLEALVMQQRKAQCRMTKVLRDAEIRHRAVIKELEEEKRKHEHDTAQGDDITYGLEKERTRLKKELELEKQEKKRLEMELKKVNDHVEEEKNRQKQIVLLLLAERKKIIMKYIEERKRSEDLAQILSEEKVRIDSMAEGLEEESKKSLQMEAELEKQLAQFDMERQQYRQALVKEEKRAKDLETELEKLRLEMDTWKESQTRGPARGVSATPPPPPAKPANLVAMPTLRPASAPQTMKGAVLGTGTPMVSSKVVQPTATVSSVPVSGPTTGIARSVTPGQALRGVTYTPNVASVGGESPAPSDTQADKRQPVVPAPVNTAAAAAAKLITSSQAAVAAAGKLGFHIGQSSNPAASPAVQAPAAAAVAAGGGILPAKKLPISRGVPPPVPPNKPVVPPKKEAAAYLRRPELQSQSAPQPQDAGKYGKQAAPSVPHGGASTTATSGTASTVQAQQQQQPLANTAQAAPDDEVSSKPAESR; this is encoded by the exons ATGGCATCGCAGAGTCAGAGCACCATCAACGTCACCTCGCCTGGTAccacagcagcagcagcagcggcaaaTGGACCACCGCCGACGTCTACGTCGGTGCCAGGTCCAGCCGTCCTGACTAGCACGGCTGTAAAGGCACAGACTGGTGCTCAGCCGTCGCAGTCACAGTCTCAGCAGCAGGCCAACAACATTGAACCAATGGACAAGAGTTCCTCTAATACACTGAAG CGTAACCCAAAGATGGAGTTGAGCAAAACCGATTTGCTGAAGTTATTGGGATATCTAGAAGGGGAGCTTCAAGCTAGGGACATTGTGATAGCGgcattaaaa TCAGAAAAAATGAAGCATCTTCTAAGTTCTCGGTATCTCAGCAGTACTGCAGATCCACATGCAGCGTTAGCTCGTGACGTTGCAATAGTAGGTGGTGTTATCGGAGTCGAAGGGAACCAAATTGATCAACAAGTCGCTAGTCTGGAAGCCCTGGTGATGCAGCAAAGGAAGGCGCAATGTAGAATGACTAAAGTCCTCAGAGATGCAGAAATTAGGCATAGAGCA GTAATTAAAGAATTGGAAGAGGAGAAGCGAAAACACGAGCACGATACCGCTCAGGGTGATGATATCACTTACGGTCTTGAGAAGGAACGGACAAGATTGAAAAAAGAGTTGGAACTGGAGAAACAGGAAAAGAAAAGACTGGAGATGGAATTAAAAAAGGTGAACGATCATGTTGAAGAGGAGAAGAATCGGCAGAAGCAAATAGTACTTCTCCTTTTGGCGGAACGTAAGAAGATCATCATGAAGTACATCGAGGAGAGGAAACGATCTGAAGATTTGGCGCAAATACTCAGTGAGGAAAAAGTCAGGATAGACTCGATGGCCGAAGGCCTCGAAGAGGAGAGTAAGAAATCGTTGCAGATGGAAGCGGAATTGGAGAAGCAGTTGGCACAGTTCGACATGGAGAGACAGCAGTACCGCCAAGCTCTCGTaaaggaggagaagagagcAAAGGACTTGGAAACGGAATTGGAAAAGCTGCGACTCGAGATGGACACGTGGAAAGAGTCACAGACACGGGGACCCGCGAGGGGAGTCAGTGCAActccgccaccgccacccGCGAAACCAGCAAATTTAGTCGCTATGCCAACGCTGAGGCCGGCCAGCGCTCCGCAAACAA TGAAAGGAGCAGTTCTGGGTACGGGGACACCAATGGTTAGTAGTAAAGTCGTCCAACCCACTGCCACGGTGTCCAGTGTTCCTGTCAGTGGACCAA CAACTGGAATTGCTAGATCGGTAACACCTGGACAGGCACTTCGTGGGGTCACGTATACACCTAATGTAGCCTCTGTCGGTGGAGAATCTCCAGCCCCTTCAGATACACAG GCCGATAAGCGACAGCCGGTTGTACCTGCTCCCGTTAATACCGCGGCGGCCGCCGCGGCTAAGCTTATCACGTCGTCGCAGGCTGCCGTCGCCGCAGCGGGGAAACTCGGCTTTCACATCGGCCAGTCTTCGAATCCCGCCGCCAGCCCGGCTGTTCAAGCACCTGCAgctgccgccgtcgccgctggTGGCGGTATACTGCCCGCGAAAAAGCTCCCGATCTCGCGCGGCGTGCCGCCCCCCGTACCACCGAATAAGCCAGTGGTGCCGCCGAAAAAGGAGGCGGCCGCTTACCTCAGGAGACCGGAGTTGCAATCGCAAAGCGCCCCGCAACCGCAGGATGCCGGCAAATACGGCAAACAGGCGGCCCCGTCGGTGCCCCACGGGGGTGCGAGCACGACTGCAACCTCCGGAACCGCTTCTACCGTGCAAgcgcaacagcagcagcaaccgTTGGCGAACACCGCCCAGGCCGCTCCCGACGATGAGGTCAGTAGCAAGCCAGCGGAGTCGAGATAA